The DNA region AAATAATCTGCCTGTTGTTTCTGATTCTTCTGTGCAGGAGACGGTGACCCCCGGTGACTTGGTCCTGGTGAAAGTGGTGAAACGAAAGGCCTGGTCGAGCCCACGTTGGGAAGGCCCCTTCAAGGTCCTCATCACCACCCCCACAGCATTGAAAATCGCTGAAAGGGACACCTGGATTCACCAAAGTCATTGCAAAAAGGTCACCGAACTGAACTAAGGTCACCCCAACTCCTGCACCCGCAAGGATGTCTCCTCTCCAGATCCTCTGTGGAATCAACCTGTGGCTAATCATCACCACAGACGCCACAAAGACCCAGATTTGGGGCCCAGAGATGGCAAGAAGCGAATGCCCAGCATGGCCCGTCCCCTATACAACAGTACAAGCCTACACCTTCTGTGCCCCTCAAGGTCCAGGTACAGCTGACCTGGTCATCCCCTTAAAGGGCCTCCAAACAAGGTGCAGTAGGTGTTACCACGACATACCCAGAGGCCGTGTCTACACACCCATTATTCATGGAGGACTGTACAACATCTACCGGTGGTACGTCGGGATCCCTCAAAGCAGCTGGACTGGCCCTTTCATTGCCATagtgttgatttttttatttctctgtggtttctgttcatgttgtgtaatcccCTTGTCCAAAAGGTTAATCTCACGTATGTTTGTTGCACAGATGTATCAGTATAACCTCATCCTAGTGGATGACTATAATGCTGTTGCTCCTGACGTACAggcagacactgatgtttaactgtctctgtcttttccctaacttcagatttggtccattctcagaccatgaggttcttgctaccaagcggtaggggagttgtggaatttttccttattggaaggttttcgccacatcctgataatggacaaactgttgttgatttaTTAATGAAGTGTGTACTGAAAGCCATTTGGTGTTGtattcacggatgtcttccaaatccacaacaggggggaaatgtgaagttgcttaacagactgttcaatatatttgtgtatttctcagaacatcctgTTTATAATCCTAATAATGCTCAACCCCCTAGTGGTTTTTCTtctgactgaagaagggaacgcttcgtgttgtttcaaagagctatctgcccaaggttggagtcttcatgtctgggtgcacgtacacattcttatctgcagcctgagcagagatgaagcctttgaatctgcactcctcaaagagacaaaggactCTGTCTTGACCAtagatcatttttaattgtgtatgcctgactcctcagcagcCTGTAGTTATCAAAACATTCTTCACTGGTGCTCATTaactcaccaatcagtagcagaagTTAGGTCAGggttcctttgatgccatttatccttcttaattttacttttcatgaagtatgacaccgcccccagggtgcggtgcagacatgttcaccatttataaactgtttGAATCCTGGGAGAGACTAGAGAGTTTCTAGAGCCGTGCGTGAGCTAACTACTCGCGCCTctcggcctctcccagctgcagctgtatttaataaatctaataattacagttctgcatcgtttcgtctcttcggtgcaaggcctctctgggtttattcattttagacccaacactCCCTTCTCTGGGGAGGAACAGCGGAGGAAAGGGTCgtgcagtgcattgtgggtgtCGTGGGTAGGACTATAGAGGAGCTATaaagagatgagggggggggaggggggggaactGGGAGATGAAGCTTCTCAGCAGTTTCTTCTTATTGTGTGGCCTCTCATCTGgcagtaagtaaaaaaaaaaacacaactcgGCCTGTAATATCGCATCCATTCAGAAGGTTTCAGTGTTTGGAGTGATTCaatgatttatttgataaataattatttgtatttttttgttttacttgagTTGTTAGTTTGGTTACGGCTTCAGTTTCCTGTTGCTCGCTGCAAAAATGGATTATGATCCATTTCCTGCCGGCTTTACATCATTTGTATTCTCTAATATTGCTCGCCGACTTGACTCTCCGTAGGTtttgtttaaccctttattgccaaacgtatcatatttgatacacttggtctttcaggattttgagactttgagaagtttgacccccccccccccgaaaaaactGATAGATACAATcgacatttcattttcaatttcatCGACATTTTCTATAAAAAAAttctggattttgcaaaagttacataaattagagcacaaatatattttttgtgtgtgacaaatctgtcagaaggttccatcaagatcttattttccaaaaatgagaGTGTTCTGATACTTCATGGTGCgtgctttaaagggttaagttcTGCAAACACGTGTGACCGTCACTATCTCCACAGGCGATTCGTCATGGACGCCCGTGGTCCAAACTCCTGATGTCTCCGTCAGGGAGGGGGGCACGGTCAGCCTTGGATGCTGCTGGAGGGTCTCCTTTGAAGAAATGACTCTTAAGTGGCTAAAAAATACAACCGTCGTGAGGACGGAGAAACACCACATGACGGGGACGCAGAACTGCTCAGGCTTGACCTTGACGGAGGTCACAGGAGACGATGCAGGGACGTACGTCTGCATGTTGACGGTGGCTATACCAGTCTTTACGGAGGTTTGGGGAAACGGCTCAGTCGTCACGGTTACAGCCGGAGACGGCAACACGACCAACAGAACGGGAGGTAGGTGGCTTATTCCAGAATAGGCTTGTAGTAAATCAGTAAGTCAGAGATTGTTGTCTGTTTTAGATCGAGACTTTCAAAATCCTGTTAAATGTGCATTAAAAATTCAATCACAAGGAAGAAATGCCACTGCCGtcggtcttttttttctcattaggCATACAAGAAGAAGCTCACTGGACTATTCTACGTCTACCTGTGATTATTGTCCTTGCTGTAGCGCTTCCCTTGCTCCTCATCGCACTCACCTTCTTCTTCGCTCGGCGATGGAGACGAGGTATACGCAGAAGAATGATGACGCACGGTGTGCAGATACACctttaaagttattttaatcCGTTTGATTTTCTTATCGTACCCGAGTATAGGGAAGCGTAGCGTTTGCTTTCTGATGGTTTGCTTTCAATTAGAAATTGCAGTAATTCATTTCAAGGCATTTCGTCGTCCCTGCGGGCAGGGATGTGTTTCTGTCGAAATTCTAGCGATTGCTCGTTTGCAAAACGGGAAGGAAACGTCTCCATGTCTTTTCTAATCCTTTCTTCACTTCTACATTTATTGTACCGAAGAGGAGTTTCTCCTGAATCAGGCAGGATTTCAGTCCAGACTCCTGTTGGTGCTTATAATTTGGGAGCGCcttgtcattgtgtgtgtgtgtgtgtgtgtgtgtgtgtgtcagcaaaAGCAGCCATGGTGATCTACGAGGTTCCCCATGTTGACTCTGAGGAGGCAGACGTGGACAAGCACAGCACCAACTCCTCCAGAGGCTCCTCCCAGTGGGTGAGTCCGCCGGTGCTCAAACGTCGTGTATCTGAAGCTCTGCACCAAAGCAGAACCCCCAAGTGTTGCGATATCGTTGTGAAATACTGCAGACATCCTGTTTCCAAATTAACGCCCAGTTTTATATCGTACACACTCGtgtatactgctgtactgcacTTTGCAGTAACTGTGTGCATCTCTTTCAGTGCCAGGTACCGATGTACGAGTCCTTGGATTACTTTGAGCGTGTGCAGACTAAAGGAAGCGGGTGAGGATCTGCTCAGAAGAACTGCCACTAGTTTCcatttttgtaatattttaataACCTTTATGTCAATGATGTAAATGCTTTTAtgagtgtaaatatatatatatattatataaaagtCTTCCTTtcccttttgttgttgtccatGTCCATTTGATGACGATGACGTGGTTTACTTTTGTTTCTGGCGTTGACTTTGCAGCAAACAGGCGCTGCAGGTTTCACAAAGCGTTCGGTTGCTACGACCGCTGAACGGAAACGGCGGTTTAATGCGTCCGtaacaggaaatggaaacggAGCCTCTGACGGTCGTGGGCTTTCTCAAATGTGTTCATACAATCACCCAGATTGTTCTATATCTAAACACGCAGCACCTAAACTGGCCGTTCTATTTCTATCCATGATAGAAATAGTCACAAGCTCCAATTCATTATATTCAGAACACAAATGAGCAAAACCGATACTCTGGTGGAAGCCCCGAGTGCAAATCAGTTGTTTGACCTGGACGGAAGGGGTGGAGTCTAATTAATCCACAGCTCAGATTCAGTTTTATCTGGGAAAGTCAGGTGATGATGATTGATGTCATCACTTCAAACAATGTAATGACACCGTTATCTCCCCCCATTCCGTGACGTGCGTCTTCGTCGGTAACATtccatctttcttttattttgcatcttcAAAATCCTAAAAtatgcagcacggtggcgcagtgggttgcgctgttgcttcacagcaagaaggtcacaggtgcAAATTCGACGTGGGGCCTTTGTGtgaggagcttgcatgttctccccgtgtctgcgtggggttctctccgggttctccggcttcctcccaccaccaaaaacatgctaattaggCGAATTGGTTACGCTGAATTGTCCgtatacgagtgtgtgtgtgtgtgtgtgtttgtgtgtgtgtgtgtgtgtgtgtgtgtgtgtgtgtgtgaatgagtgtctGTCTATGTCTgtccctgcaatgaactggcggcttgtccagggtgtgccctgcctctcacctgtagactgctgggataggctccagcaatggCTGCGACCCGGATTGGGAAAAGAAGCGGtcgggaaaatgaatgaatgaatgaatgaatgaatgaattgctCAAAGTCCCAGTTTTAAGCTGTTGAGTCCAATTTGGTCAAATGAAGTAAAACTACATGTGCGCTATACCTGATGCAGCTgctagtgacacacacacacacacaaatactcatAAATTCAATATTTGCTTGTGACACAGCAGCGTGCACAACCATTAACCCCACTCAATACAGTGCCGATGGGCGTCGCCCATTGCTATTGAAAAGGGCTCGCCAGATAGAGTATAGTTTCATATTGAAGTACGGGTGGCGTGTTGCTGAACGACTCACGCGCCCGTCTGCCGCTTCGGTCCTGTGGCTGAATGTCACAAACGATGCAGAACGTCAGGTTGTGGTGGcggctcttcctgtttctcagACGTCACCATCCAACACGTCCAAAAGCGCGTCTGACGAATCTCACCGAAGACAAAACAATATGCGACAGCAAGCAAATATACAGGCTGCTATGACCTACGGCATATGTGAGCTGTACCCACGCCAGTATTTGGCAACGTTCCTTCAGGAATCGTTGCCAAATTCCTGACCGACAAAGCCTGCCAGTTGTGGAATATCCCTGGATTCGGATGCTGTAGCAACCTTCAGATGTAGAATCACCCGAGAATGAGCCAAGACTTCTTCTGACACCAGGACGTGGCGGATTCTGAAGTCTGCTTGGAATCATTGCCTTTTAGAAGGTCAAATGATTCCCAAAGGtcaccccccccatccacacACACGGGAAGCTTGATCCCAGCATCGCCATCATGTTTCTGTGTATGTAGGATGTTCTTCATTCTTCCACCTTCAGACATATCGCTGATCCCCAAATACGTTCCCGAGTGTACGAcagattttagtttatttttttttattatttttttatatatggaAATACTTGCAAAAATGTCAGATTCAAAGTTTCGACTCTTCCCTTCAAAGAAATGCGTCATAAATATCTTTCGCTCCAACGAAGTAATCACTGTTGATAGCACAACCGATAGCGACAGCACTAATTTACTCCccagtgtgtttttattccgCTGGACAGCGGGTTGTCTTGAGAGAACAGAAATGGGAGATTGACTTCTCTCTGAAGGAACAGATGTGCCTCCCTTCTCTGGGGAGGAACAGCGGAGGAAAGGGTtgtgcagtgcattgtgggtgtCGTGGGTAGGACTATAGAGGAGCTATaaagagatgagggggggggggaggggggggaactGGGAGATGAAGCTTCTCAGCAGTTTCTTCTTATTGTGTGGCCTCTCATCTGgcagtaagtaaaaaaaaaaacacaactcgGCCTGTAATATCGCATCCATTCAGAAGGTTTCAGTGTTTGGAGTGATTCAATGATTTATTTGATcaataattatttgtatttttttgttttacttgagTTGTTAGTTTGGTTACGGCTTCAGTTTCCTGTTGCTCGCTGCAAAAATGGATTATGATCCATTTCCTGCCGGCTTTACATCATTCGTATTCTCTAATATCGCTCGCCGACTTGACTCTCCGTAGGTtttgtttaaccctttattgccaaacgtatcatatttgatacacttggtccttcaggattttgagactttgagaagtgtgacccccccccgaaAAGGCTGATAGACACAATCCAACATTGCATCtacattttccattaaaaaaaaaatctggattttgcaaaagttacataaattagagcacaaatatatttgttgtCTGTGACAAAtctgtcagaaggttccatcaagaccttattttccaaaaatgagaGTGTTCTGAtaattacttcatggtgcgtgctttaaagggttaagttcTGCAAACACGTGTGACCGTCACTATCTCCACAGGCGATTCGTCATGGACGCCCGTGGTCCAAACTCCTGATGTCTCCGTCAGGGAGGGGGGCACGGTCAGCCTTGGATGCTGCTGGAGGGTCTCCTTTGAAGAAATGATTCTTAATTGGCTAAAAAATACAACCGTCGTGAGGACGGAGAAACACCACATGACGGGGACGCTGAACTGCTCAGGCTTGACCTTGACGGAGGTCACAGGAGACGATGCAGGGACGTACGTCTGCATGTTGACGATGTCTATACCAGTCTTTACGGAGGTTCGGGGAAACGGCTCAGTCGTCACGGTTACAGCCGGAGACGGCAACACGACCAACAGAACGGGAGGTAGGTGGCTTATTCCAGAATAGGCTTGTAGTAAATCAGTAAGTCAGAGATTGTTGTCTGTTTTAGATCGAGACTTTCAAAATCCTGTTAAATGTGCATTAAAAATTCAATCACAAGGAAGAAATGCCACTGCCGtcggtcttttttttctcattaggCATACAAGAAGAAGCTCACTGGACTATTCTACGTCTACCTGTGATCATTGTCCTTGCTCAAGCGCTTCCCTTGCTCCTCATCGCACTCACCTTCTTCTTCGCTCTGCGATGGAGACGAGGTATACGCAGAAGAATGATGACGCACGGTGTGCAGATACACctttaaagttattttaatcCGTTTGATTTTCTTATCGGGCGgctcagtggcgcagtggtaagcactgttgcctcacagcaagatggtcgcaggttcgtctccggcttgtggccattctgtgaggagtttgcatgttctccccgtgtctg from Brachionichthys hirsutus isolate HB-005 chromosome 23, CSIRO-AGI_Bhir_v1, whole genome shotgun sequence includes:
- the LOC137911618 gene encoding uncharacterized protein; translated protein: MKLLSSFFLLCGLSSGSDSSWTPVVQTPDVSVREGGTVSLGCCWRVSFEEMTLKWLKNTTVVRTEKHHMTGTQNCSGLTLTEVTGDDAGTYVCMLTVAIPVFTEVWGNGSVVTVTAGDGNTTNRTGGIQEEAHWTILRLPVIIVLAVALPLLLIALTFFFARRWRRAKAAMVIYEVPHVDSEEADVDKHSTNSSRGSSQWCQVPMYESLDYFERVQTKGSG